Proteins encoded together in one Formosa sp. Hel3_A1_48 window:
- a CDS encoding glyceraldehyde-3-phosphate dehydrogenase: MPTQKSYENEVSLQTNCRKSAVEFIKIVNDLWYDDAIELVIFRNQLIDKNVNEILRLHNYASAFVNKPISIFDAVEVAKAIQNLRLPPSKIDIGKLTYQFHKKAPEHNDVFTFISKQLRAHKNQKTITPRDVILYGFGRIGRLVARELMLKNGKGSQLRLRAIVVRGQITTEVLEKRATLLSNDSVHGEFPGTVKVDPKRKALIINGTTVHVISSNAPEDVNYTDYGINDALVIDNTGAFRTKDALERHLKAKGTEKVLLTAPGQGIPNIVYGVNQNEYNPKKHNVFSAASCTTNAITPILDVMDNTLGVEYGHLETIHAYTNDQNLVDNMHKKYRRGRAAALNMVITETGAGKAVSKALPNLEGKLTSNAIRVPVPNGSLAILNLELSKKTTLSKINKLIKKHALEGALVEQIKYELSDELVSSDIVGSSAPAIFDSKATIVRKNGTNAILYIWYDNEYGYSHQVVRLAKYMAEVRRFTYY, translated from the coding sequence CGATAAAAATGTTAATGAAATTTTGCGATTGCATAACTATGCCAGTGCATTTGTTAATAAACCCATATCTATTTTTGACGCAGTTGAAGTGGCCAAAGCCATCCAAAACCTACGCCTCCCGCCATCTAAGATTGATATTGGAAAACTGACCTATCAGTTCCATAAAAAAGCACCTGAGCACAACGATGTTTTTACATTCATTTCAAAACAATTAAGAGCCCACAAAAACCAAAAAACCATCACTCCAAGAGATGTTATTTTGTACGGCTTTGGCCGCATTGGCCGGTTGGTTGCAAGAGAATTGATGCTTAAAAATGGTAAAGGGAGTCAATTACGCCTGCGAGCCATTGTTGTTCGTGGACAAATTACCACAGAAGTTTTAGAGAAACGTGCCACTTTGCTCAGCAACGACTCGGTTCATGGCGAATTTCCAGGTACAGTAAAAGTAGATCCCAAAAGAAAAGCACTCATCATAAACGGAACAACAGTTCATGTCATTTCGAGCAACGCACCAGAAGATGTAAACTATACTGATTATGGCATTAACGACGCATTGGTGATTGATAATACGGGGGCATTTCGAACAAAAGACGCTCTAGAACGTCACCTCAAGGCTAAAGGCACCGAAAAAGTATTGCTTACAGCTCCAGGGCAAGGTATTCCTAATATCGTTTATGGCGTTAATCAAAACGAATACAATCCTAAAAAACACAATGTATTTTCGGCAGCATCATGCACTACAAATGCCATCACTCCTATTTTAGATGTTATGGACAACACACTGGGTGTTGAGTACGGTCATTTAGAAACAATTCACGCTTACACTAATGATCAAAATTTGGTAGATAATATGCACAAAAAATACCGCCGTGGTCGTGCAGCCGCACTCAATATGGTAATTACAGAAACTGGTGCTGGTAAAGCTGTGAGTAAAGCATTACCAAATTTGGAAGGAAAACTCACCTCCAATGCCATACGAGTTCCCGTACCAAATGGAAGTCTAGCCATACTAAATTTGGAATTATCTAAAAAGACAACTTTAAGTAAAATTAATAAACTCATTAAAAAACACGCCTTGGAAGGAGCATTGGTAGAACAAATTAAATATGAACTTAGTGACGAATTGGTTTCTAGCGATATAGTGGGAAGCAGCGCACCAGCTATATTTGACAGCAAAGCCACAATAGTTCGTAAAAATGGAACTAATGCAATTTTATATATTTGGTACGATAACGAATATGGGTATAGCCATCAAGTAGTACGCTTGGCAAAATACATGGCTGAAGTCCGTCGATTTACATATTATTAG